A region of the Phoenix dactylifera cultivar Barhee BC4 chromosome 10, palm_55x_up_171113_PBpolish2nd_filt_p, whole genome shotgun sequence genome:
CATTTAAAGTGTAACCTTGCATTTAGTATCACTACAATCAAAGATAatagaaaattagaaaaaaaaaacccctcaTCTTTGGATTAGTATTGCGATTGTTTCCATTATTTCTTTGATTATCCTATTATTTTATtcaaatattaaatattaacTTTTATGAACATGCAATTCCTTCgattattcatttttttctatAATGGTAGCATTTGAATTGCAACCTCACTTTTGGTGCCATAGTGCTTGAAGGTTGCAGAAaattgaagaaaaaagaaatcaccTCCATGTTAGTACATTTCAAATTATTCCTTCaattatttctattattttaaCTTCGTCCTgaaatttttatttcaaaaaataaatcttatttatttctttctgCAATTCCTTCGATTATTCATTGTTTCTTATAATGATATAGTTTGAATTATAGTAGTATTAACTTGGAAGCAACTCAGGACTAAAACTTGTTTGTTACAAGTAGGAGCAGCTCTTGCCATAGGTAATATATAAACaatcaattttttaataaaGGTTCATGTTATCtttataaatttgaattttatatCTATAGTTGCCACAGAAGTAAAATAATgcatatgtatttatttttttatcatgtttataaaaagaacatattattatcattattaaagatttgtgcacaaagatttatttaaaatttaaatttgcatatataaatatttataaatattcattaaatttattagtaatatttattaatattatcAGTATTAgtaatatttatttaatatagaAGTTAAATATACAATTAATATAAAActtattaattaatatataatttatctagattaatattaatatttacttaatataacaaatatattatatcaattaAAGAAAGTCATTCTCTTTTACAGCTTATTACCTAGTTGATCAACTAACAAGAGGTTAtaactatattatttttctacttctttATTTAAATCTTATCCAcattactaattttttttctctattttttcttaaGTTGAAACAATCACAAGATAAGTGCTCCAACTAAAATGAAAACAATTgcccaagtttttttttaaaaaataaaaatattttgcataaaataaaaaaaaggatcaaATGTCttcatatatgtacatattttTTCCATCCTTCTACAAATATTGACCTGTTATGTTTAACGATTTCTCTTTTTATTATTGCTAATCTTTTTGTTAGTGAGACGATGATAATAAAATTAtcaataattataaaatatattttacttataatatatctttattttatattttagatTTCTATTACTTCTCTACcattatcaaattatgttcTGTTTTCATCCTCTTTCCTCGTATCATTTTTGTACCTATTTATACCACTGTAAATTAATATCTTTGATATAACCCTTTTTTTTCCATTAAAACCCATATCGATCCAAATAGTGCATAAACAGTTTTTCGCCTTGGCTACAACTATTTGAGGTAACTTATTCAGTTGCAAAACTAACTTGACGAGCGCAAGCCTAtattcatgttttatctcatgTTAGCCAAGTAAAAATTTACAACAAAATCTCATCTCACTTTTGTGAAAAatcttattaaaataatttttattctaATAAAAAACGTGGGCCGGATCGTGGGTCGGATACGCATCCCTCTGCTTTACGGCTCCCTTTGTCGCGTCACCATCCTTCCCCtccgggtggttctatatacaccccccctattgctaaggacaccccccaaaaatcaaaaagaaaatacccaaactaacctttagtgtaattaccatattgcccttgaaattttctcatacaccccccttcctcctcctccgtttcgttttgaaaagaaaaaaaaaaaacacccctcaaaccccccttaaacccctcaatccatttacatcgtttaggcgatctttgaaggagatttaagccccattcgaagcatggacaagcaactagtgatttgggatgaagaatcggccgcaaaggtacgtgttccactttgtttcgaaatttttttttttcacggttcgtgctccgttcggcactggatcgccgaacaaaaggcttctgttcggctgaacagtgccgaacagaagccttctgttcggtagaacagtgccgaacagaagccttctgttcggcaaccctcaaccgaacagatctgttcggctgcacagtgccgaacagaaggcttctgtccggcactgttcagccgaacagaagccttttgttcggcgatccagtgccgaacggagcacgaaccgtgaaaaaaaaaaatttcggaagaagccggcgaggtggttccgggagaagccggcgaggtggtcggagatcgggagaatgccggcgacgagagggagaagggggaacgggggggttttgggcgttggcgaggtgttttggaggggaagagcggggtggggggggtttggggggtgtagagaacaatttaggtgagggggtggggggggtggggagggtggggggtaatttaggaatttttaattttttaggggtgtccttagcaaatgggggggtgtagagagtatttaatttttttttaatttttggggggtgtcctgagcaatagggggggtgtatatagaaccacccttcccctcctctctctGCTCTCCTTCGTTGCACACAAAGGCCCTGGCACAGTTTAAATTTACGAAAACGTCCCCCAGCCGGCTTCTAGATCTCTCTTCCACTCCTTCGACAACCGCCATTACCAACGCGTCGCCGCCTGGAAACGTAAGCAAACGAGAGAGAGACTCCAAATGTCCGATACGTTCCGGCACGAGTGCTGAGGAGGAGAGGGAACCGGGGAAACGAGGTGGGGAAACGGGAATGGTGGGGAAGAAGGGTGTCCCTGATTGGCTCAATAGCCCGCTCTGGTCCTCCCATCCCTCCGACGCCCGATACGCCACCAAAACCCCCTCCCCCGATCCGCCACCTCGacctccgccgccgccctccgatccttctcctcctcctccgccgccgccgccgctcccCGAAGCGACCAGAGAGGAACCGAGCCTGTCGAGGGTTCCGCCGGAGGAGGACTCCCTCCAGTCCCAGCTTCTGACGGAGTTCAAGCTCACGGTTAGGGTTTCTATGCTTTTATTGCTCCGAATTTGGTTTTATCTTGTTTGGATTGTGCTTGGTGATTTGTTTGTGTTGATTAGTTGTCGAAGAAGGTAATAAATCTTGGGGAATTGAGAAGATTGACGTGCCAGGGTATTCCTGATGGCGCTGGAATCCGTCCAACAGTATGGAAGGTCTTTAATCCATTCCCGTTtccctttgtttttcttttccttctatttGGTTTTGATTGTATCTTAGGGTCGCTCTGAGTTAATTATGCTTGAAAGCATGAATGTTAAGGGTTCCCACCCTTGTAGTCTATTCAATTCAAGCATTTGGTCAATATTCTCATTCATTTTGACAACTAGAATCTGCTGTGTTATGCtgctaatttttaaataatgtaATTTGATTCTCaaggatgttttgaattatgaaaaTTCAGCTTTGTTTATACTTATTTTTTTCCTAATTCCGAATTCCTTCATGAGGCTGATGTAGATGATAGGGATGAGGCTTGATAGATATGGAATGGTAATTAAAAATCATAAGAATCTGTAGCACTGTGTACTTCTTAAACGAATGCATTGCCAATTTACCATGCAGGTACTGCAAAAGGAAATAGGTGTTACCGTGCATGGTCAAAAGATTGGTGTTAGTTAGGCCAATAGCAAAGATCAATCATTTAGTTGGGGGTGGCGGCCAGTTTACATGACAAAAGTTTGGAAATAATTTAAAtgataagttaaaaaaaaatatatgaagaaTAAGTGATATAAAACTATTgctattgttgctggaaattggatctgggggcggccgtcggctgaggaggaggagctccggcgcgaGAATGGCaagtggcggtccgtcggcgggcggcgtcctccggaagacctgcaaaatgccggtggccggggtttccggcaccggccctccgatgcttaagtaagaggggggcttaattttggagaaggagatggactGTATCTAGAAGTCCGACGCCCTTccctttttagagggagaagctccccttttatagggggagtgccagggttacctgtgatgtgactggacgaattaatgggttaccgtcacgattcgacgtgggcgtggaagtaatgagttgccgtggatggcccgtttccatcatgggaggagatggcgtgtagccagagcttgcttgtggcgcgcagtgcagtacattcttgggaatggtgagacgttgacagtcgtagcagggtatggtccctggttgatatgtcgtggcgtggcgtggccggcaagtaaagcatggtgaggtgaggctgctgcagggcatggccgcagcatgtggacgacgaggtcggccttctgaggtcagctcggccttctgagcttggcagccttctgagctcggctcggccctctgagctcggctcggcctgcatgagctcggtctgctgagctcggcagcctggatgagctcggcagccttctgagctcggcagccttctgagctaggctcggccttctgagctcggtcttttgagctcggcagcctggatgagctcggcagctttctgagctcagcagccttctgtgctcagcAGCCTTCTgggctcggcttgcatgagctcggctcggcctgcatgagctcggcagccttctgagctcggcagccttctgtgctcgacagccttctgagctcggcttgcatgagctcggctcggccttctgagctcggctcggcctgcatgagctcggtcttctgagctcggtagCCTGAataagctcggcagccttctgatttgggtgctttaatttgtgggtggtccattttttttccaacaCTATCCCCCGACTTCCaagttcgagctgctttttggctcgagcgaaggaagtagtccagtcgtcgatcatcctaTAATATAGCCAAATGTCTATGGAGATGtacgtgccaagtagggtgtacctctcatgcagttggagCTAAGTGCTTCAGGTCGACTCAGTGGCCTTCTTTagcttgtggtcgactcagcagggagatgtagatatccggagacgacggaccttgtccgttggcgaccgtgcgctcccactcagatcggggcgacgttggagatgtagatatccggagacgacggaccttgtccgttggcgaccgtgcgcccccactcagatcggggcgacgttggagatgtagATTTTTGCAGGTCAGCTTTTGCCTTCTCCGACCTGGGAATATAttgaatattgaaattatttaaagCCGAAGTGACGTCTCGTACCTTTTGGAGGCATTTTGATGGCTTCCGAGCTCcaaagtccctcaggacttggctcagcattggccttctgagctcgattTTTTGGGGGAGGCATTCTGCGCTCAGGCTTCTGAGCTCGGGCTTCGGAGCTCGGCAGCCTCcagagctcggcggccttctgagctcggcattctgtgctcggccttttggtctcggcctgcatgagctcggcctggatgagactgctgcaggtcgtggctgcagcatgtggatgacgagctcggccttctgagctcggctcggcctacatgagcttggccttctgagctcagctCGGCCTGTATGAGCTCGGCGGGGGCTTCGGTGATGGCGACGCTTTGAAGGAGAGCAACGTCGCGGGCGCCCTCCTGAGGACTTACACCGGTGAGGAGGGAGTATATGCTGGTTTCTTACTTGCTGCcagaagacagaagacttggaaggacaatgggatttaatggggctgtactctttgtcacagaggcttacaatcccattttaaagctccataactctccttctccagacctcagcttttatttctctttccctccaactcgttgacgtgagacttgggctactacttcttactggttgcccccacatacgtcgttgcagcgggagccatgcctgattcgagataGCTCGGGAaaaagtttcttcctctgcttaacatgaacccgtggaggcggcacaggaggggcctccacttgttgcagaCTTTGGACTGCAATGGttagcgcttggacttgctgcactagcgcgtcgaagtgctcgggttggacttgtggaacttgatctaccggagatcttggtggtgaattctggactgagcgttcgaggcttggagcatgatgccgagaggcattaaagactcctatgctccttagtttcatggctgcaactcgggcccttcctctagcgccaactgttgctggaaattggacccggaggcggccgtcggctgaagAGGAAGAGCTCCGGCGCGAGAATGGcaggtggcggtccgtcggcgggcggcgtcctccgggagacctgcaaaatgccggtggccggggtttccggcgccgaccctccgatgcttaagtcaaaggggggcttaattttggagaaggagatggactGTATTTAGAAGTCCGACGCCCTTccctttttagagggagaagctccccttttatagggagagtgtcAGGGTTACCTGTAATGTGACTggacgaattaatgggttaccgtcacgattcgacgtgggcgtggaagtaatgagttgccgtggatggcccgtttccatcatgggaggagatggcgtgtagccagagcttgcttgtggcgcgcagtgcagtacattcttcgGAATGGTGAGACGTTGACGgccgtagcagggtatggtccctggttgatagtcgtggcgtggccggcaagtaaagcatggtgacgtgaggctgctgcagggcatggccgcagcatgtggacgacgaggtcggccttctgaggtcagctcggccttctgagcttggcagccttctgagctcggctcggccttctgagctcggctcagcctgcatgagctcggtcttctgagctcggcagcctggataAGCTCGgcagtcttctgagctcggcagccttctgtgcttgaCAGCCTTCTGGGCTtagcagccttctgagctcggcttgcatgagctcggctcggccttctgagctcggctcggcctgcatgagctcggtcttctgagctcggcagcctggatgagctcggcaaccTTCTGTGCTTGGCAGCCTTCTgggctcggcttgcatgagctcggtcttctgagctcggcagcctggatgagctcggcagccttttgagctcggcttgcatgagctcggctcggccttctgagctcggctcggcttgcatgagctcggtcttctgagctcggcagccttctgatttgggtgctttaatttgtgggtggtccatttttccccccaacagcTATGTTGGTCTACTTATTCACTTGAAAACAAGCATGGGGGTGGCAAGATtatcaaagaataaaaacaccaCGGCAACCAAAAGCGGCACGTGCCTTGTTAATTGTAATCCTCAAGCAACCTTGAGTCTTGAATGATTCGTGAGTTAATCATGAAATCATGAATCTTTGTATAATTCTTGATTGGTACAATTACTGGAAAATCATTTGGCCAATCAAAAGATCATGAATACTTCTTATTTTAATTGTATGAAAGTGTTGTTACTATATCTTTATGCATGAGGGCACCTGTTAAGTACATGTTGAGATTTTGATGCCTCTTTAAGTCAGTTTCATATTTAACTCCATATTTGTTATGAAATCAAGATTTATAGTTAAATTTGGGATCTTATGTTTTGGCTTTAACATAACATTTAGGGCTTGTTTAGATATTTGGGCCAAAATTACCCAAGGATTGAAAAAATGtaagaagaaaatgatgctataggagaaaaagaaaaaacctaaccttgtttttttttttttttttgtactgcTGTTTGGCTGATTGTAGCAAAATACAtaagaatttcttttttaaatggTTAAGGAATACACCTAATGAAAGTTTATAATATTGAATATCTGAATCCATGTATAACAACATTGTTGCAATCTAGTGTGTCAAGGCTGCCAAACAAGAGAATAGCATCCAATCTTCTTTGTTGCAGAAGGAAAGCAATGAAgatgagaaaaaaattattttcattttaaCAAAACTCAAGCACCTCTTCTAATTACCGAACCCATACTGTAAAACATGATTGTAGTGTCCCAATTCCCAAATATAAGAGAAATAAACACCCCAAAAGAAAACAAACCTAATAAAAGCGTCATGGCAGATCCATCTGCATGTTAATAACCCAGGcatatcttcttcatcttccttttataatcttgtttcttctttgccatccttcttcaactcatctTGATTCCAACCTTTGTGGTgggtgggttttttttttttttggtggggagATGGGGTGCAGGGACCGAGTGTTGGACTTCACTCACAACGCATGGGTTAGAAAAAAACCCAAAACAAGTGGATTTTCTTTCCCTATAgaatctctttcttttcctgatTTTTTTGAACCTCTTATAATCTTATCCAAATAGCAACCTTGAAGGATTGTATTCCCATAAGGGTTAGGATTTCCATCGAAATGCTTTAATCCCATAGAAAACCATGGGATTTGATTGCATCCAGACAGGCCCTTCTATCCACTTGCTTAGCGCCCAGCCACCAATGTGACCCTTGTATATCTACTTGCCACTTAACATGTGCCCAAACAGCATGTTTAGATCTCAGTCAGTCATAATATGCATTATCTTTAGAACGGCTTGGATGTTTGGTTGAGGCAGATTGGAGTATTACTATATTAGGCATCACATGGGTGGATTACAACACCAAATATCATCTTCTTTATTGGTGTGAAACCATTGCACTTAGAACTTTcaagcatcattatcttttacTATATTTCCAACCTTTCATCATCTCTAGAGTTGCTTATCAGATCGACATACTTGAATTTgttagaatttttttgaatggTCTTATTATTGTATGATTTGTAGGAGAAATTTGTTAGTTTACTAGTTACATACGATAAGCGGGTTTTAAATATTGGTACAAGTGTTTCTTTAATGTCATTTGTTTATTCTTTTGCCCCTATGTTATTAATAAATTTACAGTCGTTTTCTATACATATAAAATTTAAGTTACTTTTTATTCATTTGTAATACAAGCCATCTGAGCATTTGCCTATGCACCTATCTGCTACTTAAGCATTTTGGGGTCCCTTGGCTGCTCCCATACTGCACCACCTTTTTTAGTTATGAGATTCTGACTTAAACATTagacataaaaagaaaacataagCAAAATAGTAGCACTAATTTACCTTTAAAGTGCTGCTGTAGTGACATGGCAATTTTGGGAGTCCTGAGTAAAGATAAAATCCATATGCCTTTGTTTTTGAACTTTTCTCCTCattgaaaattaatttaattttttttggtagcGAGCAGCTCCTCTTGGGGTATTTGCCCCATGATCGGACACTATGGGCACATGAATTGGATAAGAAACGTTCTCAATACAATGCTTTCAAAGATGAGCTTCTGTTAAATCCTGTAAGTTCTCTAGAGTGTTTTCATTACCAGTGGTTATTTTTCATCTAGCATTTTGAATGGTAATCATTAATGTAAAATATGGCATTCAAGCCAATGTGCATGTATTTACACAGTAAGTGAAGGATATCCAACTATAGAAGAACATGTAACATATATACATTTAATATGGTTGTTTATGTGCTTGTTTTTTACCATTCCATTCAATGGCCTCTGAAAGCTTTCGTTGCTAGTCAGTCAGAAATCACACGAAGATTGGAGGAATCAGCTGGTTCCAAAACTGAAGAGTTTAATTGCAAAGGAAGTGGCTTGCTCCAGAGGTCAGAAATTACTGATGGGGAACATCCTCTGAGCCTTGGGAAGACCAGCATTTGGAATCAATACTTCCAGGTACTGCTTTGAGATTGAATGTAACTTGTGATCTGTATATAACTGTGCTCCATTTTATTAGAATACCATTACGTTATAAACCAAACAAGTAAAACAAATTGTTCTTTTCATGCGTTAACAGAGTATTGTGATTTGTGACATGTTTTTGtgtaatctaattcaatttttcCATGTGTCGCATTAACTTCATAATACACATTTCTTTTCCTCATTTTGTTCTCAGCTTTCTGAACAGATAATCAGGCTCTACTAGGAAATAAAGTATATGCTGTCATCTAACTTAAAGATCTCATGCCTCCTAACTTTTACCTGACAGCATTTTCTGAAAAACCAGTTTTCTAGTTTCAAGCAAGTCAAAGAATTATTATCATGAAAACAGCAATCCAATTTGTCTATGCAGCACCAACATGTTTAGCATGGTGACTTTGCTAGTAAGTACCATTGCACATCATGCTGTAGACCCATCAGTTTTCTGTTTAGTAAGAATCATGGACTGAAAATCAAGGGAGTGAATTGGATATTGTAACAAGGTTTGGGAATGTGAAAAGGGGTGGCTTTAGTAAGAAAGTCTATAACAGAACAGTAGAACACTAAACGGATCTGagaaaaaaatactaaatatatatatataatgtgtatatatatatatatatatatatatatatatgtatatatatatcatcaCATCATCACATTTACCAAAATCTTTGATAAAAAAAACTGGATGGATGCCTCCATCTGAAGTCTATCATCAGGGCTATTTCTAGCTTGAAGTCACATATAGTACTAAATATTGGGGCATTAGACACGGAACAGGGATCTTTCTAAAAGTTGTATGTTGTTTACAGTTATCTAGGTGTCTTTTCATTCAAG
Encoded here:
- the LOC103720328 gene encoding TBC1 domain family member 13 isoform X2 — protein: MVGKKGVPDWLNSPLWSSHPSDARYATKTPSPDPPPRPPPPPSDPSPPPPPPPPLPEATREEPSLSRVPPEEDSLQSQLLTEFKLTLSKKVINLGELRRLTCQGIPDGAGIRPTVWKLLLGYLPHDRTLWAHELDKKRSQYNAFKDELLLNPSEITRRLEESAGSKTEEFNCKGSGLLQRSEITDGEHPLSLGKTSIWNQYFQDTEIIEQIDRDVKRTHPDMLFFSGDSSFAKSNQEALRRILTVFAKLNPGIRYVQGMNEVLAPLFYVLRNDPDENNAVYAEADTFFCFVELLSGFRDNFCKQLDNSVVGIRSTIAKLSQLLKRHDEELWRHLEVTTKVNPQFYAFRWITLLLTQEFSFTDCLLIWDTLLGDPEGLQNITFLCRKPYYEYAVPC